The following coding sequences lie in one Nakaseomyces glabratus chromosome I, complete sequence genomic window:
- the YIP5 gene encoding Yip5p (CAGL0I04268g~Ortholog(s) have Rab GTPase binding activity and Golgi apparatus localization) codes for MMSDSDRLFDIDDGMDGVDDFISEPNPFEEHANTSHNKYGSGTGDNIMGDESGKTVNDLPPAYDNTIALEPQRVAPDRDGSIPQGKLPPGLLNYYSRYFQLSNEGLKKRIMYPRSFYQDSRDPEEQNFEIDDEDEDEASVLSDLYGPVWITATAVMAKFVVVTLVEIVKDGLVLGVPRQAAEDGSYLPSTFWEKQFVNLIHSIWLYYAHTFISPLLIYRGFQNHYDGMKMKSRYELISIYGYSNLIWVSISVILGVLEGFSQPVARSTKWLEFIIFGLGLIPVFFYILRESMYRIQNKVVPTSELFKEIYKVPFVVVLFLLIVFWLIYGILILI; via the coding sequence ATGATGAGTGATAGCGATCGACTGTTTGATATCGATGATGGTATGGACGGTGTAGATGACTTCATTTCAGAGCCTAATCCTTTCGAAGAGCATGCAAATACGAGCCATAATAAATATGGTTCTGGGACAGGAGACAATATTATGGGCGATGAATCTGGTAAAACAGTGAATGACTTGCCCCCAGCATATGATAACACAATTGCTTTGGAACCACAAAGGGTTGCACCTGATAGAGATGGATCTATTCCACAAGGGAAGTTACCACCTGGATTACTCAATTACTATTCACGTTACTTTCAATTAAGTAATGAAggtttgaagaagagaattaTGTACCCGAGATCTTTTTACCAGGACAGCAGAGACCCAGAAGAGCAGAACTTCGAAATCGATGACGAGGACGAGGATGAAGCCAGTGTTTTAAGTGACTTATATGGTCCCGTGTGGATTACCGCGACAGCGGTCATGGCCAAATTTGTGGTGGTTACATTGGTTGAAATAGTTAAAGATGGTTTGGTCTTGGGTGTTCCCAGGCAAGCTGCCGAAGATGGATCCTACCTTCCAAGCACATTTTGGGAGAAACAATTTGTGAACCTAATTCACTCGATTTGGTTGTACTATGCGCATACTTTCATCTCTCCTTTGCTTATTTACAGAGGGTTTCAAAATCATTACGATGgtatgaaaatgaagtcGAGGTATGAGCTCATCTCGATATATGGTTACTCGAATTTGATATGGGTTTCTATTAGTGTCATATTAGGAGTTTTAGAAGGGTTCAGTCAACCAGTTGCAAGATCTACTAAATGGTTGgaattcattatatttggtTTGGGATTGATTCCAGTCTTTTTCTACATTTTAAGAGAGAGCATGTATAGGATACAAAATAAGGTCGTTCCAACTTCAGAACTTTTTAAAGAGATTTACAAAGTACCATTTGTGGTTGTTTTGTTTCTACTTATTGTATTTTGGTTGATTTATGGGATCTTAATACTCATATAG